GAACTGGTGATCAAGCTGGTCAATGCGGCGGGCACGGCCCAGCCGGTAGCAGTGGCAGTGGAAGGCGTAAAAAGCCTGGCGGCCAGCGGGCGGCTGACTATCCTGCGAAGCAACAGCCTCCAGGCGGTGAATTCGCTGGAACAACCAGTGGGTATCGCTCCCGAGGAAAAGAACATCGCTGTCAAAGGAAAAACGGTCCGTACTGAAATCGCGCCATGGTCTTTTTATGTGATCAGGGTTAAAATAAACAAGTAAGTGTTGTTATGAAGAAGTTGTTCCTTGTTTTGCTGGCGTTACATGCAGGACTGACCGATATCGCTGCGCAATCTTATGTGCCCGGCCTGCATGATGCTGTCGTGAAAGTGAAGCCGGTGGTGCCCTTGCAGGCATATACCTTTTCCCTTCGGGACGTAGAGGTATTGGACGGCCCGTTTAAAAAAGCCATGGAAGCCGATGCCGGCTATCTGCTGATAGTGGAACCTGACAGGCTGCTGGCCGATTTCCGCAATCATGCCGGTTTAAAGGAAAAAGCAGCACGTTATGGAGGCTGGGAATCCACCGGGCTGGCCGGTCACACCCTCGGCCATTACCTGTCGGCCTGTTCCATGCAATACGCTGCCACCGGTGACAAACGATTTCTTGACCGGGTGAACTACATGGTGGATGAACTGGCGGTATGCCAGGAGCACCGCAAGACCGGCTACCTGGGCGCTATTCCGGGTGAAGATACTTTATGGGCACAAGTGGCGGCAGGTAATATCCGCTCCCGTGGATTTGACCTGAACGGCGGCTGGTCGCCCTGGTACACTGTACACAAAATAATGGCCGGCCTGCTGGACGCCTATTTCTATTGCGGCAATAAAAAAGCGCTGACGGTAGAGAAAGGCATGGCCGACTGGACAGGGACAATCGTTGATCATCTCCCGGATTCACTGGTGCAAAAAATGTTGTTGTGCGAATATGGCGGCATGAACGATGTGTTGGTAAACACTTACGCGCTGACCGCCGAAAAGAAGTACCTGGACATGTCTTTCCGGTTTCATGACCGGCGTATCCTTGATTCCCTCGCTGCGCAACTGGACGTATTGCCCGGCAAACATTCCAATACGCAGATCCCCAAAGTGGTAGGCTGTATCCGTCGCTATGAGCTTACCGGCAACAGGAAAGACAGCACCATCGCGGCTTTCTTCTGGAACACGGTGACAGGGCACCATTCCTATGCGCCTGGCGGTAACAGCAACTATGAGTACCTGGGGCCGGCGGACAAACTGAACGACCAGCTGACGGACAACACCATGGAGACCTGCAACACCTATAACATGCTTAAGCTCACGCGGCACCTGTTTGCCCTGCGCCCGGCAGCCAACCTGATGGATTATTATGAACGCGGACTGTACAATCATATCCTCGCTTCACAAAACCATCAGAATGGCATGATGTGTTATTTTGTGCCGCTGCGAATGGGCGCCCGTAAGGAATTCAGTGATTCGTTCCATACGTTTACCTGTTGCGTAGGCTCTGGCATGGAGAATCACGTGAAATATGGCGAAAGCATTTATTTTGAAGGGGCAGACGGTAGTTTGTATGTGAACCTGTTCATCCCTTCCCGCCTGCACTGGCGTGACCGGAACGTTACCATAGAACAAACCACCCAACTGCCGGCTGACGATAAGGTATTGTTTACCATTCATACACGCAAAGCCGCTTCGTTTCCTTTGCGTATCCGCCAGCCGCGGTGGGCAAAGGACGGCATCCAGGTATCCGTTAACGGCCAGGTACAAACGAACATTACTGCCGGTGCTGATGGTTATATTTCCCTGCAACGCAAATGGAACGATGGCGACCAGGTAACACTCTCGCTTCCGATGGGCATTTACAGTGAAGCCATGCCTGACAATCCCGGTCGTATAGCGCTGCTGTATGGCCCCGTGGTACTGGCAGGCGTGCTGGGAGACAAGGAGCCGGACCCGGTTACCGGTATTCCTGTACTGGTTACACCGGAGCGTAATCCGGCGAAATGGGTAATCCGTGATCCGCAACAGCCGCTGGTATTCCATACCCGCCAGACAGGGCAGCCCAATGAACTGCAACTGGTGCCTTTCAGCACCGTGCAGCAGGAACATTACAGCGTGTACTGGGACATCTTTACGCCACAGGAGTGGGCCGTTCAACAGGAAAGATATGCCGCAGAGAAAAGACGGCAGCAGCAGATAGAGGCCAGCACCGTCGACATCCTGCGCCTGGGCGAAATGCAGCCGGAGAGGGACCACCATCTCACCGCGGATAAAAGCAGCACCGGCGAAGACCACGGCCGTAAATGGCGTATAGCCGACGACGGGGGAGCGCTCACGTTCACCATGAAGGTGGACAGCAGTATGGAGAACAGTCTCCTTTGCAACTATTGGGGAATGGACAACCGTTACCGCACGTTCGATATCTTTATCGATGACGTAAAGATCGCCACCGAAGACCTCAATCAATACAAAGCCAGCAAATTCTATGAAATCATATATCCGTTGCCGGTAGCCGTCACCCGTGGTAAACAAACGGTAACGGTTAAACTGCAGGCCCGTCCCAATAACAGCGCCGGCCCTGTATACGGCCCGGTAAGAATGATCAGACACACCTCCGCCGGAGGGCAGTTGAAGCAGGATTATCCCATTCAGCCGGTACCCTTCACGCAGGTACACGTGTCTGATAATTTCTGGGCGCCGAAAATAAAAGTAAATGCCGAGGTGTCTATTCCCTATACCCTGGAGCAATGCCGGAAAACAGGTCGTATCGACAATTTCCTGCGGGCCGCCGGTAAACTTCAGGATGATAAAATGACCGAGTACACCTTTGATGATACAGACCTGTATAAAGTGATTGAAGGCGCCTCGTACAGCCTGCAGGTGAAGAAAAACCCGGAACTCGACAAGTACCTGGATACTCTGATCGCCATTATTGGCGCCGCACAGGAAAAAGATGGGTACCTGTATACTTTCAGGACCATGAAAACAACGCATCCGCATGAATGGATGGGTACCAAACGCTGGGAAAAAGAAGAAGACCTGAGCCATGAACTATATAACTCCGGCCACCTGTTTGAAGCCGCTGTAGCACATTATCAGGCTACTGGCAAAAGGTCGCTGCTGGACATCGCCATCAAAAACGCAGACCTGCTGGTGAGCGTATTCGGATTTGGCAAAGAAGAGCGTTTTCCCGGGCATCAGATCGTTGAAACAGGGCTCACCAGGATGTACCGGGTGACCGGCAAAAAGGAGTATCTCGACCTGGCTAAATTTTTCCTCGATGTACGGGGTCCGGGCAAACCCAACAGTGGCGAGTATAACCAGTCCTATAAAAAAGTGACCGAGCAGCACGAAGCTGTAGGACATGCCGTAAGGGCAGCGTATATGTACACCGGTATGGCCGATGTGGCGGCGCTGACCGGTAATCAGCAGTACCTGTCGGCCATTGACGATATCTGGCATGATGTGGTGGACCGGAAATTATATATTACCGGCGGTATTGGCGCTACCGGCAACGGTGAAGCGTTCGGCCACGCCTATGAGCTGCCTAATATGTCCGCCTACGCGGAAACCTGTGCGGCCATTGCCAACGTGTACTGGAACAGCCGCATGTTCCTGCTGCACGGCGATGCCAAATATATCGACGTGATGGAACGTACCCTGTACAACGGCCTGCTGAGCGGCGTATCGCTCAGCGGGGACCACTTCTTTTATCCTAATCCGCTGGCTTCCATGGGGCAGCACCAACGCAGCGCATGGTTTGGGTGCGCCTGTTGTATTTCCAATATGACACGCTTCCTGCCTTCCATGCCGGGTTATATCTATGGGCAAAATGCCAACCATCTGTATGTGAACCTCTTTGTTGGCAATACCGCCGAGATAACCCTGCCTGTCGGAAAAGTAAAAGTTACCCAGCGTACCAACTACCCATGGGACGGCAGAACAGACATCACGGTAGCTCCAGACAAAGCCACTGCTTTCGCGCTGCACGTCCGTATTCCGGGATGGGCGCAGAACAAGCCGGTACCGGGAGAGCTCTATTTCGATGCGCCTGGAACGCCGCAAAAAAAGATCAGCATCCTGCTGAACGGTCAGCCGGCGCAATACCGCATGGAAAAAGGTTACGCCGTACTGGACCGCACCTGGAAAACGAACGATAAGGTGAGCCTGGATTTTCCGGTCGAAGTGCAGAAAGTGATGGCCGACAGCCTCGTCGAAGCAGATAAAGGCCGTTTCGCACTGCAACGCGGCCCGCTGATGTATTGCCTGGAAGCGCCTGACAACAAAGATGCCACGGTGCAGAACATCATCGTCGATAAAAATGCGCCGGTGCATGCTGTCTATAAGCCTTCGCTACTGAATGGCGTCATGGCGCTGGAAATGAAAGGAATGTCCGCCAGCCGGCAGCTGAACAGCCAGACGCTGGTGAAGTCGGCCCAAACGGTAACGGCTATACCGTATTATGCCTGGGCCAACCGTGGCCCTGGGGAGATGACCGTGTGGATTCCCTTTGAAGAAGCCGCTGCCCGTCCCAAACCTGCGCCCACCATCGCTTCTAAAAGTAAGGTCAGCGCTTCTGCGCCTAACAAAAAAATGTACATGGCCCTGAACGACCAGTTTGAACCCAGGGACTCAAAAGATAACAGCACCCTGTATTTTCACTGGTGGCCCAAACAAGGTACAGCAGAATGGGTACAGTATGATTTTGACCAGGAGTACACTATCTCTTCTTCCAGTGTGTACTGGTACGATGATGGTCCATTCGGTGGTTGCCGTGTGCCCGCTTCCTGGAAGCTGTACTACAAAAAGGGCAATGAATGGATACCAGTGCAAAATGCCGGTAGTTACGGCACTGCGAAAGACCAGTATAACGTGGTGAGGTTTGACCCGGTGAAAACCACCGCGTTAAAAATGGAGGTGCAGTTGTCATCGGAGAACTCCTCCGGTATTCAGGAATGGATGGTTAAATAATTGTATCAGCGATAAAATGGATGTCCCGCCATCATATGGCGGGGCATCTTTTTTTTGAAGGAATAGGTAACTAAGACGTATATACGAATATGAGCCGGTGGGGTTAATGAAATGATCATATAGAATAATATGTTTTATTAAAGGAAGGTAATATGTTTGTATCCAGCATCACGGCTGGTAGGGCGTCAGAAACATCCGGCCAGCATACTTTGTGATTGGTTAAACAAAAAATCCGGAAGATGAAAAAAAAGCATACAGCAAGGATATCGCTAAAGAATCTTTCCCTTACTGGTTGTATCGCGGTTTATATCATGTCAGCAGGTTGTCGTGGATCTGTCAGGCTGCCGGCCGCACAGCGACAGGTGGACAGCCTCCCGGCGTCAGCATTAGCAACATCAGCACCTGTTGTGGCTGAAAATCAACTACCCGCTATACTGATCGCACCCGGATTGCTAAAGCCCTATACCTGGCGGAATGAGATGATTGATTTACCCGATTCCACGCAGCGGGACAAGTTCAGGATGTTAAATGGCATAAAAGCCAATGTAAACTGGTCGGGCATTGTGCCCCTGGAAGAAGGAGACTTTGAATGTTATACCTTCTCTCTTATCAATAAGAAAGATACCCTTTTCCGGATAGACAGCGTTTTTAAGGTATGGCTGCCGGAAGCAGGTGGCGACTGGGTCAGTATACAGTTGAAGAAAGAAGTGGCGGAAACCAATAGCCCGGGAACAGTATACCTGGTTAGTATTGTAAATGGCGAAGCTCTGGTGGTGGACCAGGACATACATAATGTCACCAATGCGCCGATTGTTAAAGTGGAAGATGTAACCTACGTGTTTTACGTCAAAGATGACAAAATCTACAGGTATAATATCGCGGAAAAGAAAACGTCCGCCATAGCGAAGCTAAAGTACAAGGATATAGACGGTGAAAGTATCGATCCATATAAACTGGAAGTAATGCAAACCGCACCGACGCCGGGTTTCAGGTTGGTTTTGCATTATAACGGCAGATACTACTTTATTCCTTTTTCGATTGGGTAACATTTTGTGATTGGTCCGATACTTTTCAGGGTATATCGAACCAATCACATATTGTTGATGCTTCCCCGATTATTTTTTCTGATTCAGTTTTCCTTCCAGTTCCTTCATCCGGTTGTCCAGCTGAATAATATACAGGCTCATTTCCTCCATCTTCTTTACCAGGATTTTATTGATTTCTCCAACATCTTGACCCTGTGTTTCTACTTCCTTTGCGGCTGGTAAATCCGGCAGGTGTTTGTTTTCCGTGATATAGCGGGCCAGGTCGGAAATAGGGCGTAACTCAAACTCAGGACTAAATACATAATCCGGCCAGTTGTCGGTGCTCACCTTTACCCTGTTGGTGAAAATATCGCCATTAACCATGAGCTGCGATTTTTTTGTGGGAGAGCCGATCGTTACATTGCCGGTGGTGTAGTTGGTACGCAGTGCATTGGAGAGGTTGACATCATTTTGCACCGTGAGGTTAAACGGAACATCATACCCTTGCGTGGGAGCTGCTGTTATTTGCTCCAGCCGCTGATAGGCGCCGCTAATCGTTACTACTTCATAAATAGAGTAACCAACATAACCACCATGATAAATATAAATATCATAGGAGGTAGGTGCCGCCCCGGCTACATTGGGGATGATCTTTATCAGAGATACAGGTGCTATATAACCGGTGCGTGTAGCATACGCGCTGAAAGGAAAGCCGTTGACCATAGAAGATCCGTTGCTGGTACGGATGTACAGCTCTGTCTGTCCCATCTGGGTTATCCCTGCGTTATAACCGGTGCCTCCATGGAACCGGATAGTAGCGGTTGAACCTTCCTGTGGCATCGTCAGTGTACCAAGCTTGATCCAGGCGTAATTAGCCGTGTTGGCGTTATACATGTGACCCACTATGGTAGGATTTTGTGCGCCGGCCCGGAAGCCTGCAAGAAACAAGGGAAAAATAAATACCAGTAACAGGCTGCTTTTTACCGTGCAACGAATAACCGGGCTTTGCGAAAAAAAACGTAGTGGGAGTGTAGCTACCGATAGGGCTAACTTGCTTAAGTTTATCATGTTGTATAGGTTATAATTAGTTGGTGACAAAAATAAAAAACTAACGTTACATTTACTCAAAGCAACTACATAACAATAAATGGATACCCTATACCCCGAACTGGAAGACTATATTTATCGGTACTGTGAGAAATTTATGACGGAAGATGAGTTAGACGCGAAGAAGGCCATCAGTTATGGTTTCAACACACAGTCTGAATCAATTCTTGCCATCATGCGGCAAAAAGGATGGATCAGTGACGACCCAAGGATACTGGCCATGATTGCAGATGGAAATCAGGCGTTGAAAGACAGTATTATAAAGCGTGTATGGAATGAACACCGGCATGAGTTGCCCTTAAATCTCTGTCCGAAGTGCCACAAAATTGCCAGGACGCCACAGGCCCGTCAATGCCGCTATTGTTTTCATGACTGGCATTAGGACGGGCCTGTGGCAGGGAGGAGATGCAATGAATACGCTAGACTGTAAAATCAGTTGAAAAAGTATCTTCCTTCCAGTTTTCCATTTGTGCCTGTAATTGCGTAATCCTGGTGCTGGCGCGATTGAATGCATCACTGCCCAGAAACAGGTCCATGGGGGGATTGGGACTAGCCACCAGTTTCAGGAAGACAGCTGCCATTTTATCCGGATCGCCCGGCTGGGCGCCGCTCATGTTGCTGATCTTATCATGGTACTCCCGTAAATGGGCGTAGTCCTCTATGTGACGCTGGCGGTACGCGATAGAATCTACCTCGGCAAAATTCGTTCTGAAGGCGCCCGGCATTACATTGGTCACATGAATTCCCAACGGCTTCAGGTCCGTTACCAGGGCGTTGCTAAGACCGCTCACCGCAAACTTCGCGGCGCAATACACGGTCCATCCGATGCCCGGCGCAAAGCCCGCAATGGAAGAGATATTGATAATATGCCCTGACCGCTGTTTTCTCATGTAGGGCAACGCCTGCTGTATCACCCGTACCACGGCGAAAAAGTTGACCTGGAAATTTTCCTCGATTTCCGCTGAGGTAAGTTCTTCCAGCGCGCCGCCCAATCCATAGCCGGCATTGTTGACAACTACGTCCAGCCGGCCGAATTTTTCTAGGGTTTGCTGAAGTGAACTGGCCACTGACTGCTCGTTTTTCAGGTCAACATGTAACGGCAAAAACCTGTCGCCATACGATTTAAATGCTTCCAGTGCCGTGGTGGACCTTGAGGTGGCAGCTACGCTATGGCCTTGTGTTAACAGATCTTTCACCAGGGACAGTCCCATTCCTTTGGATGCGCCGGTGATGTACCAGACTTTTGTATCGCTCATAAATTTCTTTTAAGAGCAAAGTTACCGCGTCGATAGCCATCGTTTTTGTGGGATACAAACCATTATTTGTCAAATTCAAACCTGTCTGAAGCCGGAGGGATTCATAGAGGTCTGTTTTTTGAAGAAGTTGTTGAAGTGTGCCTGGTCTTCGAAGCCCAGCACGTAGCTGATTTCGGCAATGTTCCAGTTGGTATGCCTTAACAGGGCTTTGGCTTCTGCGGTAAGGCGCTCGAAGATGAGCTCGGTAGTGGTGCGCCCTGTGGTTTTCCTGATGGCCCGGTTGAGATAATTGACATGAATGGAAAGCCTTTCTGCAAAGGCTTTCGGGGAGCGCAGTTCAAACCGTTGCGATGCAGACTCAATAGGGAACTGACGTTCCAGCAGTTCTGTAAACACCGCGGTGATCCGGGAGGCTGCATCAGGATGCTCATATATGTTATTCGCCGGCTGGAGCTTCATCGCGAAATAAATTAGTTCGCTGACGTAGCTCCTGATCAGCTCGTACTTAAAGACGTAGTCCGAGTCCAGCTCCCGGATCATTTTTTCAAAAATACTTTTTACTTCTTTCGTGGTTTCAT
This window of the Chitinophaga varians genome carries:
- a CDS encoding beta-L-arabinofuranosidase domain-containing protein: MKKLFLVLLALHAGLTDIAAQSYVPGLHDAVVKVKPVVPLQAYTFSLRDVEVLDGPFKKAMEADAGYLLIVEPDRLLADFRNHAGLKEKAARYGGWESTGLAGHTLGHYLSACSMQYAATGDKRFLDRVNYMVDELAVCQEHRKTGYLGAIPGEDTLWAQVAAGNIRSRGFDLNGGWSPWYTVHKIMAGLLDAYFYCGNKKALTVEKGMADWTGTIVDHLPDSLVQKMLLCEYGGMNDVLVNTYALTAEKKYLDMSFRFHDRRILDSLAAQLDVLPGKHSNTQIPKVVGCIRRYELTGNRKDSTIAAFFWNTVTGHHSYAPGGNSNYEYLGPADKLNDQLTDNTMETCNTYNMLKLTRHLFALRPAANLMDYYERGLYNHILASQNHQNGMMCYFVPLRMGARKEFSDSFHTFTCCVGSGMENHVKYGESIYFEGADGSLYVNLFIPSRLHWRDRNVTIEQTTQLPADDKVLFTIHTRKAASFPLRIRQPRWAKDGIQVSVNGQVQTNITAGADGYISLQRKWNDGDQVTLSLPMGIYSEAMPDNPGRIALLYGPVVLAGVLGDKEPDPVTGIPVLVTPERNPAKWVIRDPQQPLVFHTRQTGQPNELQLVPFSTVQQEHYSVYWDIFTPQEWAVQQERYAAEKRRQQQIEASTVDILRLGEMQPERDHHLTADKSSTGEDHGRKWRIADDGGALTFTMKVDSSMENSLLCNYWGMDNRYRTFDIFIDDVKIATEDLNQYKASKFYEIIYPLPVAVTRGKQTVTVKLQARPNNSAGPVYGPVRMIRHTSAGGQLKQDYPIQPVPFTQVHVSDNFWAPKIKVNAEVSIPYTLEQCRKTGRIDNFLRAAGKLQDDKMTEYTFDDTDLYKVIEGASYSLQVKKNPELDKYLDTLIAIIGAAQEKDGYLYTFRTMKTTHPHEWMGTKRWEKEEDLSHELYNSGHLFEAAVAHYQATGKRSLLDIAIKNADLLVSVFGFGKEERFPGHQIVETGLTRMYRVTGKKEYLDLAKFFLDVRGPGKPNSGEYNQSYKKVTEQHEAVGHAVRAAYMYTGMADVAALTGNQQYLSAIDDIWHDVVDRKLYITGGIGATGNGEAFGHAYELPNMSAYAETCAAIANVYWNSRMFLLHGDAKYIDVMERTLYNGLLSGVSLSGDHFFYPNPLASMGQHQRSAWFGCACCISNMTRFLPSMPGYIYGQNANHLYVNLFVGNTAEITLPVGKVKVTQRTNYPWDGRTDITVAPDKATAFALHVRIPGWAQNKPVPGELYFDAPGTPQKKISILLNGQPAQYRMEKGYAVLDRTWKTNDKVSLDFPVEVQKVMADSLVEADKGRFALQRGPLMYCLEAPDNKDATVQNIIVDKNAPVHAVYKPSLLNGVMALEMKGMSASRQLNSQTLVKSAQTVTAIPYYAWANRGPGEMTVWIPFEEAAARPKPAPTIASKSKVSASAPNKKMYMALNDQFEPRDSKDNSTLYFHWWPKQGTAEWVQYDFDQEYTISSSSVYWYDDGPFGGCRVPASWKLYYKKGNEWIPVQNAGSYGTAKDQYNVVRFDPVKTTALKMEVQLSSENSSGIQEWMVK
- a CDS encoding SDR family NAD(P)-dependent oxidoreductase, with protein sequence MSDTKVWYITGASKGMGLSLVKDLLTQGHSVAATSRSTTALEAFKSYGDRFLPLHVDLKNEQSVASSLQQTLEKFGRLDVVVNNAGYGLGGALEELTSAEIEENFQVNFFAVVRVIQQALPYMRKQRSGHIINISSIAGFAPGIGWTVYCAAKFAVSGLSNALVTDLKPLGIHVTNVMPGAFRTNFAEVDSIAYRQRHIEDYAHLREYHDKISNMSGAQPGDPDKMAAVFLKLVASPNPPMDLFLGSDAFNRASTRITQLQAQMENWKEDTFSTDFTV
- a CDS encoding helix-turn-helix domain-containing protein, translating into MAKAPESLEQFYRDKFGSLSEDLQKNIGQFNVFRIEDRVRKGITSPSFIRRDFFKIMLFQGDNVFHYGDESIPVSGNTLFFFNPLVPYTHDPLHPDTGGYFCVFRDEFFKEYARLNVSKLPLFTMASKPVFGLDDETTKEVKSIFEKMIRELDSDYVFKYELIRSYVSELIYFAMKLQPANNIYEHPDAASRITAVFTELLERQFPIESASQRFELRSPKAFAERLSIHVNYLNRAIRKTTGRTTTELIFERLTAEAKALLRHTNWNIAEISYVLGFEDQAHFNNFFKKQTSMNPSGFRQV